The following coding sequences are from one Lipingzhangella halophila window:
- a CDS encoding NAD(P)/FAD-dependent oxidoreductase, whose amino-acid sequence MRKVTVVGASLAGLNAARSLRTQGFDGALTIVGAEHHPPYDRPPLSKEFLLGKATPAELALHEDDIDADLDADWRLGTPATGLDTRRRVVHLADGTELASDGVVVATGAAPRALPGAEGLSGVHVLRTLDDAEALRADLNTGTPRIAVVGGSFIGAEIAASCAALGLEVTVVEASAAPLAPVLGQEMAAHCAALHRENGVRLLCGARVARLLGQGKVTGVELDDGRHVPADVVVAGIGVRPNTAWLTGSGVDLGDGVLCDTGCRTSVPGVVAVGDVARLCRSGGGSARIEHWSSANLQPAVAVRNLLAGATVEEYQRKPYFWSDQYGVRLQFAGTTGPGDTVRVVEGDPDERSFAAVYEHGDTVTAVLAMNRPRPFTRLRRSLA is encoded by the coding sequence ATGAGAAAGGTAACGGTGGTCGGCGCGTCGCTCGCCGGACTCAACGCGGCGCGGTCGCTGCGCACCCAGGGTTTCGACGGCGCCCTCACCATCGTGGGCGCCGAACACCATCCGCCCTACGACCGGCCTCCCCTGTCCAAGGAGTTCCTTCTTGGCAAGGCCACCCCGGCCGAACTCGCGCTGCACGAGGACGACATCGATGCCGACCTCGACGCCGACTGGCGGCTCGGCACTCCCGCGACCGGCCTCGACACGCGGCGCCGCGTGGTCCACCTCGCCGACGGCACGGAACTCGCCTCCGACGGCGTGGTCGTCGCCACCGGCGCCGCCCCCCGCGCGCTGCCGGGCGCCGAAGGGCTCTCGGGGGTGCACGTGCTGCGCACTCTGGACGACGCGGAGGCGTTGCGCGCCGACCTCAACACCGGCACGCCGCGGATCGCCGTCGTGGGCGGCTCGTTCATCGGCGCCGAGATCGCCGCCTCGTGCGCGGCGCTGGGCTTGGAAGTGACCGTGGTCGAAGCCTCCGCGGCGCCGCTCGCTCCGGTCCTCGGCCAGGAGATGGCCGCCCATTGCGCAGCCCTGCACCGCGAGAACGGCGTCCGGCTCCTCTGCGGGGCCAGGGTCGCGCGACTGCTCGGGCAAGGGAAGGTCACGGGAGTCGAGCTCGACGACGGCCGGCACGTGCCAGCCGACGTCGTGGTCGCCGGGATCGGGGTCCGGCCCAACACCGCATGGCTCACCGGCAGCGGAGTCGACCTGGGAGACGGCGTGCTGTGCGACACGGGCTGCCGGACGTCCGTGCCCGGGGTCGTGGCTGTCGGCGACGTCGCGCGGCTGTGCCGGTCCGGGGGCGGCTCAGCCAGGATCGAGCACTGGAGCAGCGCCAACCTGCAGCCCGCGGTCGCGGTGCGGAACCTGCTCGCCGGGGCCACGGTCGAGGAGTACCAACGAAAACCATACTTCTGGTCGGACCAGTACGGGGTCCGGCTGCAGTTCGCCGGAACGACCGGCCCCGGGGACACGGTCCGGGTGGTCGAAGGCGATCCGGACGAGCGGTCCTTCGCCGCGGTCTACGAGCACGGCGACACGGTCACAGCGGTCCTCGCCATGAACCGGCCGCGCCCCTTCACCCGGTTGCGCCGCTCGCTCGCCTGA